One Lacipirellulaceae bacterium DNA window includes the following coding sequences:
- a CDS encoding DoxX family membrane protein, with protein sequence MKMNPEKRGLSLRDYLLPEARHSYAADLALLGARLYGGVTIAYAGLDKLPRPDWMVDQVVKIGWFPVPEFFATVACVTEFVSGAMLALGLFTRINAILLAFTLGVAAFGFHEVAPITGMHLTQGFFWLYVVLIAFGAGRISCDGLLHRLTTSESRWNSKAWFASVGIALAIVGSGIYHQLSPPEPAADMAEQETKIESISVPGSFNDWELSRNVLAKTGETIWSTVLDIPEAGPIEFKFAANGSWNLNFGESDQQGEGMPVEGKVEKGADNIKAYIPKAGKYRLQVDTESYTYSLEPVAPKD encoded by the coding sequence ATGAAGATGAATCCAGAGAAAAGGGGACTTTCCCTTCGCGACTATTTGTTGCCAGAGGCGCGTCATTCTTATGCCGCCGACCTTGCACTCTTAGGGGCAAGACTTTACGGAGGGGTCACAATTGCCTACGCGGGACTCGACAAACTCCCCCGTCCCGATTGGATGGTGGACCAAGTCGTTAAGATCGGCTGGTTCCCAGTTCCAGAATTCTTTGCCACAGTCGCTTGTGTGACTGAGTTTGTCAGCGGGGCGATGTTGGCTTTGGGGCTCTTCACTCGCATTAACGCGATCTTACTTGCGTTTACCCTCGGCGTCGCAGCATTCGGTTTTCATGAGGTGGCTCCAATCACTGGAATGCATCTCACCCAGGGTTTCTTTTGGTTGTACGTTGTCCTCATAGCGTTCGGAGCTGGCCGGATTTCGTGTGATGGTTTACTCCACCGACTGACAACGTCCGAGAGTAGGTGGAATTCTAAGGCCTGGTTTGCCTCTGTCGGGATCGCTCTCGCTATTGTGGGCAGTGGAATCTATCACCAGCTCTCGCCACCAGAACCTGCGGCTGACATGGCCGAGCAGGAAACGAAGATCGAATCGATCAGTGTGCCGGGTTCGTTCAACGATTGGGAACTGTCGAGGAATGTTCTTGCTAAAACAGGTGAAACTATTTGGAGTACCGTATTAGACATCCCCGAGGCTGGCCCCATTGAGTTTAAGTTCGCTGCGAACGGGTCGTGGAATCTCAACTTTGGAGAGTCGGATCAGCAGGGCGAAGGCATGCCCGTGGAGGGGAAGGTCGAAAAAGGAGCCGACAACATTAAGGCTTACATTCCCAAAGCCGGCAAGTATCGTTTGCAGGTGGATACGGAGTCGTATACTTATTCGCTGGAGCCAGTCGCTCCCAAGGATTAG
- a CDS encoding glutaredoxin family protein, which yields MNQINFYTRKGCHLCDEALSTLLDHGVEPETIDIDEQPELFEKFNTCVPVVEIDGKVRFRGRVDEVLLRRLLHAERK from the coding sequence ATGAACCAGATCAATTTCTATACACGCAAGGGCTGCCACCTTTGCGACGAAGCGCTGTCGACGCTCCTAGATCACGGCGTCGAGCCGGAGACGATTGATATCGACGAGCAACCAGAGCTTTTCGAAAAGTTCAACACGTGCGTGCCCGTTGTCGAAATCGACGGCAAGGTGCGTTTTCGTGGTCGTGTTGATGAAGTGCTGCTTCGTCGTCTGCTGCATGCGGAGAGAAAATGA
- a CDS encoding phosphatidylglycerol lysyltransferase domain-containing protein — protein sequence MPLTLEDRLRLCRQYGDFTLAYSTAVQEGLEHFGDHEGYLAYGRKWGYTFALGDPIAAKDKWPSLVSEFLKAHRKCVFVQASEKLGALLEGEGFYVNEMGVDTSLDLTEYYFDGKQKEWLRYAANWIESHDYRIAELSFDEISREQVEEVSAQWKEGKTVKKREVGFLNRPVVYADEPDVRKFYLIDASGRIEAFLFFDPLYRNGEIVGYCTCIKRRRPNAPTYAEAAIMKHAIEKFQIEGRKTLTLGLSPLAGVENKRFQHNPFLHWSFRAGLHARWINRWIYPLANHAKYKQRFRGSEEPTHYASQVLFNDSRIIAMLRLSGVF from the coding sequence TTGCCGTTAACGTTAGAAGATCGCTTGCGTCTGTGCCGCCAATATGGTGACTTTACTCTGGCTTATTCCACGGCAGTTCAAGAGGGCCTCGAACACTTCGGCGATCACGAGGGCTATCTCGCCTACGGTCGGAAGTGGGGTTACACCTTCGCTTTGGGCGACCCCATCGCAGCGAAAGATAAGTGGCCAAGCCTTGTGAGCGAGTTCCTCAAGGCACATCGCAAGTGCGTGTTTGTCCAAGCTTCGGAGAAGCTCGGTGCTCTGCTTGAAGGAGAGGGTTTCTACGTCAATGAAATGGGCGTGGATACGAGCCTTGATCTCACGGAATACTACTTCGACGGCAAGCAGAAGGAGTGGCTGCGTTACGCGGCGAATTGGATTGAGTCGCATGATTACCGCATCGCAGAGTTGAGCTTTGACGAGATTTCTCGCGAGCAGGTTGAAGAGGTCTCGGCTCAGTGGAAAGAAGGCAAAACGGTCAAGAAACGCGAAGTCGGTTTTCTCAATCGCCCGGTTGTCTATGCGGACGAACCAGATGTGCGGAAGTTCTACTTGATTGATGCGTCAGGACGAATCGAGGCGTTTCTCTTTTTCGACCCTCTTTATCGAAACGGAGAGATTGTAGGCTACTGCACCTGCATCAAACGCCGCCGCCCTAACGCGCCGACTTATGCCGAGGCTGCGATAATGAAGCACGCAATCGAGAAGTTTCAGATCGAAGGGCGAAAGACGCTTACGCTGGGCCTTTCGCCTTTGGCGGGGGTTGAGAACAAACGATTCCAGCACAACCCGTTCTTGCATTGGTCGTTCCGAGCGGGACTTCACGCACGCTGGATCAACCGTTGGATTTACCCCTTGGCAAATCACGCAAAGTACAAGCAGCGATTCCGCGGTAGCGAAGAGCCAACGCATTACGCATCGCAAGTGCTTTTCAACGATTCAAGAATCATCGCGATGCTGAGACTCTCAGGCGTTTTTTGA
- a CDS encoding lactate racemase domain-containing protein codes for MALLLATGSPTTELTDDQLRAALEEVYEKLGPKERVFAVPPDYSRYASRAGRLTEMTWEHYGEKLIDVMPAVGTHKEMSEKQRLKMFGETPKSLFRYHNWRTDIDTVGTVPSEYVSEVTEGIYTYPWPAQLNKRINSGEHDLILSIGQVVPHEVIGMANYNKNIFVGTGGVRGINESHYIGAAYGMERIMGRGDTPLRRILNFAQDNFCQHLPLVYVLTVIGPNDQGESVVRGLFVGDDVECFERACELSREVNLEQLDKPFEKVVVNLNAEKFESTWLGNKAIYRTRMAIADGGELIILAPGVSMFGEDDDIDRLIRKYGYRTTPEILDFVAKNEVLRENLSAAAHLIHGSTENRFKVTYCTGELSQAEVESVGYEYGELREYQDRYQPTGISNGYHKTDDGEQYYYIDDPAMGLWSYEGDKS; via the coding sequence ATGGCTTTGCTGCTAGCTACCGGATCTCCGACAACGGAATTAACTGACGATCAGCTTCGTGCTGCACTTGAAGAGGTCTACGAGAAGCTTGGCCCAAAGGAACGTGTGTTTGCCGTTCCCCCCGACTATTCTCGCTACGCCAGCAGGGCAGGGCGGTTGACGGAGATGACCTGGGAGCATTACGGCGAGAAACTCATCGACGTGATGCCAGCGGTTGGCACGCATAAAGAAATGAGCGAGAAGCAGCGGCTGAAGATGTTCGGCGAGACTCCCAAGTCGCTCTTTCGTTATCACAATTGGCGTACCGACATTGACACCGTGGGGACCGTCCCTTCGGAGTACGTGTCCGAAGTGACGGAAGGGATCTACACGTATCCCTGGCCGGCTCAGCTCAATAAGCGGATCAACTCGGGGGAGCATGACCTCATTCTCTCCATCGGCCAAGTAGTGCCGCATGAAGTGATCGGGATGGCCAATTACAACAAGAATATTTTTGTTGGAACTGGCGGAGTTCGCGGGATCAACGAGAGTCACTACATCGGCGCGGCCTACGGTATGGAACGGATCATGGGCCGCGGCGATACGCCACTGCGTCGCATTCTGAATTTCGCCCAGGACAACTTTTGTCAGCATCTTCCACTCGTCTATGTGCTGACGGTGATCGGGCCGAACGATCAGGGTGAATCCGTTGTGCGTGGACTCTTCGTGGGAGACGATGTCGAGTGTTTTGAACGCGCGTGCGAGCTTTCGCGCGAAGTAAACCTCGAGCAACTCGACAAGCCGTTTGAAAAAGTCGTCGTAAATTTGAACGCGGAGAAGTTCGAGAGCACCTGGTTAGGCAACAAAGCGATCTATCGGACGCGGATGGCGATTGCCGATGGTGGAGAGCTCATCATTCTCGCCCCCGGTGTGAGCATGTTCGGCGAAGATGACGATATTGATCGCTTGATTCGAAAATACGGCTATCGGACAACACCCGAGATTTTGGACTTTGTTGCCAAGAATGAAGTACTGCGGGAGAACCTTTCAGCCGCGGCTCACTTGATTCACGGCTCGACTGAGAACCGCTTCAAAGTGACCTACTGCACCGGAGAATTGTCTCAGGCGGAGGTCGAGAGTGTTGGCTACGAGTACGGCGAGCTGCGAGAGTACCAAGATCGATACCAGCCGACAGGCATCAGCAACGGCTATCACAAGACAGACGATGGCGAGCAGTATTATTACATCGACGACCCGGCAATGGGGCTTTGGTCGTACGAGGGAGACAAGTCTTGA
- the thiO gene encoding glycine oxidase ThiO: MLAVNQYDVAIVGGGVIGLSIAWELSRRGQKVCVIERDQPGRAASWAGAGMIPAGPVEEFWRVATPLERLAGLSQRLHREWHERLLDETGIDNGYLASGSIYLPCNSASLADKHRRLLELGVKVEALEWPDAHDVEPALAPADSAFLLPGESQIRNPRHLRALVAACDRNGVRIFAGQAVTACGENDKRMVSVETKNGPISAEQFCITAGSWSGVLAAQLGFELPVFPVRGQIALLHGERGILKRIINVGPRYLVPRSDGRILVGSTMEEVGFDTQTDDEAIADLLEFAAQVAPPLAHLTVEKTWAGLRPATPDRLPLLGRLSEFSNVWIATGHFRAGLQLSTGTAVLMADAISGVEPKLSLEPFAPDRQSLRCEAL; the protein is encoded by the coding sequence ATGTTAGCAGTCAATCAATACGACGTGGCCATCGTAGGCGGAGGGGTGATCGGGCTTTCGATTGCTTGGGAGCTGTCGCGTCGTGGGCAGAAGGTCTGCGTCATCGAACGCGACCAGCCTGGCAGGGCCGCGTCTTGGGCGGGGGCGGGGATGATTCCTGCGGGACCGGTCGAAGAGTTCTGGCGGGTGGCGACACCGCTGGAACGCCTAGCCGGCCTCAGTCAGCGTCTGCATCGCGAGTGGCATGAGAGGTTGCTCGACGAAACAGGCATCGACAACGGTTACCTGGCAAGCGGAAGCATCTATCTGCCCTGCAATTCGGCTAGCCTTGCCGACAAACATCGCCGCTTGCTGGAGTTAGGAGTAAAAGTCGAAGCACTTGAGTGGCCCGATGCTCACGATGTGGAACCGGCATTGGCACCTGCTGATTCTGCTTTTCTGCTGCCTGGGGAATCACAGATTCGTAATCCTCGGCATCTTCGTGCTCTAGTCGCTGCCTGTGATCGGAATGGTGTGCGTATTTTTGCTGGCCAAGCGGTGACCGCCTGCGGTGAAAACGACAAGCGGATGGTCAGCGTAGAGACAAAGAACGGTCCTATTTCTGCTGAGCAATTCTGCATCACGGCGGGGAGTTGGTCGGGGGTACTTGCTGCTCAACTTGGGTTTGAGCTCCCAGTATTTCCAGTCAGGGGGCAGATCGCTTTATTGCATGGCGAGCGGGGAATTCTCAAGCGAATCATTAACGTTGGGCCTCGGTACTTGGTTCCTAGAAGCGATGGGCGAATCCTCGTCGGTTCGACGATGGAAGAGGTTGGGTTTGATACGCAGACGGATGACGAGGCGATTGCCGATCTGCTAGAATTCGCCGCCCAAGTTGCCCCGCCACTTGCTCACCTTACCGTGGAAAAAACTTGGGCAGGCCTCCGCCCGGCCACGCCCGATCGACTACCTCTACTGGGAAGATTGAGCGAGTTCTCCAATGTCTGGATCGCTACCGGGCACTTTCGAGCGGGACTACAGCTAAGCACCGGGACTGCTGTCTTGATGGCTGACGCGATTTCAGGTGTGGAGCCGAAGCTTTCGCTTGAACCGTTCGCTCCAGATCGTCAGAGCTTACGCTGCGAAGCTTTGTGA
- a CDS encoding PEP-CTERM sorting domain-containing protein, with translation MKFSRQLFLLILFSAATSQVSAMTLYSQTQSGSVAFPDSTPVVLTFTGALPAAGDATLSLFATGGELANNNKRLEQLMVDGDGYQTAGDPAGWIRPVNFLDGANQPVSPVTIPLASLDAYVADGEVQVSVVRPGFIAGGTFDVTLEYTTSIPEPSTLWLLGLGSLSLVSSRRR, from the coding sequence ATGAAATTCTCTCGGCAATTATTTCTGCTCATTCTGTTCTCGGCTGCCACCTCGCAAGTTTCGGCGATGACGCTCTACAGCCAAACGCAATCAGGGAGCGTTGCCTTTCCTGATTCAACGCCAGTGGTGCTGACCTTCACTGGTGCTCTTCCCGCGGCAGGAGATGCCACGCTCTCGTTGTTCGCAACCGGAGGCGAGCTGGCGAACAACAATAAGCGACTCGAACAGTTAATGGTTGACGGAGACGGCTACCAAACTGCGGGTGATCCCGCCGGTTGGATTCGTCCAGTCAATTTTCTTGACGGTGCTAATCAACCAGTATCGCCAGTGACGATTCCGCTGGCCTCACTAGACGCGTATGTCGCGGATGGTGAAGTGCAAGTTTCGGTCGTACGCCCTGGATTTATCGCTGGCGGAACGTTTGACGTTACTTTGGAATACACGACAAGCATTCCAGAACCCTCGACGCTGTGGCTGCTCGGACTGGGAAGTCTTTCGCTGGTGTCGTCCCGTCGCCGCTAG
- a CDS encoding sodium/solute symporter (Members of the Solute:Sodium Symporter (SSS), TC 2.A.21 as described in tcdb.org, catalyze solute:Na+ symport. Known solutes for members of the family include sugars, amino acids, nucleosides, inositols, vitamins, urea or anions, depending on the system.): MVLSPLDLTVFFAFIAAVLGVGFFMGRGEKSSEDYFLAGRGLKWWVIGFSLIAANISTEQFVGMSGQAAGSLGLAIASYEWMAAVTLVVVAFVFLPMFLRSGIYTIPEFLEYRYNKLSRTLMAGFTMVIYVAVTIPAVIYSGALVCDTLFAGQKLLGVEINVVSASWIIGVLAAMYVAFGGLKACAWADLLQGSALILGGFIVVVLALRTLGETPVDQLSTTLGEEAIASENLTDESTGLTKFFALNSNKLHMVLPRENQDIPWTALVLGLWIPNFYYWGLNQYITQRTLGAHSLGEGQKGVVFAAALKLIIPFIIVVPGLIAFNVYSQDMVAEAEKDNAKILEAFNDGSPADGKVFPFDADFAEQSPEVARNLAAFVADKYSDTEGVKQIDADAEVTELAELNDANLKALAAAEVKIKAESKLIGYKYDSAFGLLIKKLTPEGLRGFMLAAILGAVMSSLASMLNSASTIFTMDIFSKFINRDASQSSLVGVGRMCVVLFTVIGCLISPVLGDPRFRGIFNYIQEFQGYISPGILAVFVFGILVKRAPAMAGVVGLLINPFLYGALAFAFPDMAFLDRMAVAFFCNLGVMGLMTMMNPLNEPKEMPVNTAISLEPSSGAKTCGIVVVILTLILYGIFW; encoded by the coding sequence ATGGTGCTTTCGCCGCTCGACTTGACTGTCTTCTTCGCTTTTATTGCCGCCGTGCTGGGTGTTGGCTTCTTCATGGGACGGGGTGAGAAGTCCAGCGAGGATTACTTCCTGGCCGGTCGCGGATTGAAGTGGTGGGTCATCGGTTTCTCGTTGATTGCCGCGAACATTTCAACCGAACAATTCGTCGGCATGTCCGGCCAGGCAGCAGGCTCGCTGGGCCTCGCGATTGCCAGTTATGAATGGATGGCGGCGGTAACGCTCGTGGTCGTTGCGTTTGTGTTCTTGCCGATGTTCTTGCGCTCGGGCATCTACACAATCCCTGAGTTTCTTGAGTACCGTTACAACAAGCTCTCACGCACACTGATGGCCGGCTTCACGATGGTCATTTATGTGGCCGTGACCATTCCCGCGGTGATCTACTCGGGAGCCTTGGTCTGCGACACACTCTTTGCAGGTCAAAAACTACTTGGCGTCGAAATCAACGTTGTCAGTGCTTCTTGGATCATCGGTGTGCTGGCTGCCATGTATGTGGCTTTCGGCGGTTTGAAAGCCTGTGCGTGGGCCGATCTGCTGCAAGGGTCAGCGCTCATTCTCGGCGGCTTCATCGTCGTTGTCCTCGCTCTGCGGACTCTAGGCGAAACGCCGGTTGATCAGCTTTCCACCACGCTAGGAGAGGAAGCGATTGCTTCTGAGAATCTGACAGACGAGTCGACAGGACTGACGAAGTTCTTCGCGCTCAACAGTAATAAGCTGCACATGGTGCTGCCTCGGGAGAATCAAGACATTCCGTGGACAGCTTTGGTCCTGGGGCTGTGGATACCCAACTTCTATTACTGGGGTCTAAATCAATATATCACGCAGCGAACCCTGGGAGCTCACTCGCTGGGTGAGGGTCAAAAGGGTGTTGTTTTCGCTGCGGCTTTGAAGCTGATTATCCCTTTCATCATTGTGGTTCCGGGTCTGATTGCCTTCAACGTTTACAGCCAAGATATGGTGGCTGAGGCAGAGAAAGACAATGCAAAGATTCTCGAAGCTTTCAACGACGGCAGCCCTGCTGATGGGAAAGTATTCCCCTTCGACGCTGATTTTGCCGAGCAAAGCCCCGAAGTCGCCCGCAATTTGGCTGCGTTCGTCGCAGATAAGTACTCGGACACCGAAGGAGTCAAGCAGATCGATGCGGATGCCGAAGTGACGGAACTAGCGGAGTTGAATGACGCCAACTTGAAAGCTCTTGCCGCTGCTGAGGTCAAAATCAAAGCCGAGAGCAAGCTCATCGGTTACAAGTACGATTCCGCGTTCGGCCTGCTGATCAAGAAGCTGACCCCTGAAGGCCTCCGCGGCTTTATGCTCGCTGCGATTCTCGGCGCAGTGATGAGCTCGCTGGCCTCAATGCTCAATTCAGCTTCGACCATTTTCACGATGGACATCTTCAGCAAGTTCATCAACCGCGACGCTTCGCAATCGTCGCTGGTAGGCGTAGGCCGGATGTGCGTCGTGCTATTCACAGTGATTGGCTGCTTGATTTCCCCCGTACTGGGTGACCCTCGTTTCCGCGGAATTTTCAACTACATCCAAGAGTTTCAGGGTTACATCTCCCCGGGCATCTTGGCAGTGTTCGTCTTCGGAATCCTCGTGAAGCGAGCCCCAGCCATGGCCGGCGTCGTCGGCCTGCTGATCAACCCCTTCCTCTACGGTGCTTTGGCGTTCGCCTTCCCTGACATGGCGTTTCTCGATCGCATGGCGGTCGCCTTCTTCTGCAACTTGGGAGTGATGGGCTTGATGACTATGATGAACCCTTTGAACGAGCCCAAGGAAATGCCCGTTAACACGGCCATCTCGCTAGAGCCGTCCTCGGGAGCCAAAACCTGCGGCATCGTCGTGGTGATCCTGACGCTGATTCTCTACGGAATCTTCTGGTAG
- a CDS encoding TIGR04282 family arsenosugar biosynthesis glycosyltransferase: MRKDYANCCLGLFAKHWTPGKVKTRLGALVGMERAAHQYRCFVETTIARLNGLPIDKTLVYTPGHERLVFEEISSGWQLLYQGEGDLGVRMRRFFHEHLTANYHRIILLGTDSPNVPLDYIEQAFELLKEHDAVFGPTEDGGYYLIGLSRPADRLFESIPWSTGEVWSVTQSRLKEEGIPFATVPSWYDVDTESDFNRLRDDLRHSEESELRELSSKL, translated from the coding sequence ATGAGAAAGGACTACGCGAATTGCTGTCTGGGATTGTTTGCCAAGCATTGGACTCCAGGAAAGGTCAAAACCCGACTAGGGGCTTTGGTTGGAATGGAGCGTGCTGCTCATCAGTATCGCTGCTTCGTAGAGACAACAATTGCTCGATTAAATGGGCTTCCCATCGACAAGACTCTGGTTTACACCCCGGGACACGAGAGGCTTGTTTTTGAAGAGATTTCGTCCGGATGGCAGCTCCTTTATCAAGGAGAAGGTGACCTCGGAGTTCGCATGCGTCGGTTCTTCCACGAGCATCTAACGGCCAACTATCACCGGATCATTTTGTTGGGAACCGATAGTCCCAACGTACCGCTCGATTACATTGAGCAGGCTTTCGAGTTGCTCAAGGAGCACGATGCCGTGTTTGGTCCTACTGAAGATGGCGGTTACTACCTCATTGGACTAAGCCGGCCTGCGGATCGGTTATTTGAAAGTATCCCTTGGAGCACTGGAGAAGTTTGGTCAGTCACGCAGTCGCGACTGAAGGAAGAGGGCATTCCCTTCGCAACCGTGCCTAGTTGGTATGATGTGGATACCGAGTCAGACTTTAACCGCTTGCGTGATGATCTTAGGCACAGTGAAGAATCGGAATTGAGAGAACTATCGAGCAAACTTTAG